The following are from one region of the Bacteroidota bacterium genome:
- a CDS encoding MerR family transcriptional regulator, whose product MSDIFIFRGIDFELGFSDYTSSDESNSVSALLNKKTHKPAAGDFSYRIINHWESNDLLSSSRTNGKGWRRYSVMDLVWLYIIQDMRTFGISLDLIKKVKKNLIEVQSEEVSKFPLLEYYVSISMLNEAVYLLVFENGQAHPVTEKEYASNREFSSKNNHLQISINNILQKIFTDKPIKAKSKEASDYSSGERMAIQLIRLGAVKQMNITLSNGSKQIVTKKEKEQFENIVSHIQKKKYNQIELSHSEAGMLVVENEESHTDGTTY is encoded by the coding sequence ATGAGCGATATTTTCATTTTCCGAGGAATTGATTTTGAACTTGGATTTTCTGACTACACCTCTTCTGACGAATCAAATAGTGTTTCCGCACTATTGAATAAAAAAACACACAAACCTGCAGCAGGCGATTTTTCCTATCGTATCATTAATCACTGGGAAAGCAATGATTTGTTGAGTAGTAGCCGGACAAATGGGAAAGGATGGCGAAGATATTCTGTGATGGATCTTGTTTGGCTTTACATCATTCAAGATATGCGCACATTTGGAATATCGTTGGATTTAATAAAAAAAGTCAAGAAAAACCTGATAGAAGTGCAAAGTGAAGAAGTAAGCAAATTTCCATTATTAGAATACTATGTTTCTATTAGTATGTTAAACGAAGCTGTTTATTTACTTGTTTTTGAAAACGGACAAGCACATCCTGTTACAGAAAAAGAGTATGCATCCAACAGAGAATTTAGCTCAAAGAATAATCATCTACAAATTAGCATTAACAATATTCTGCAAAAAATATTTACAGATAAACCCATCAAAGCCAAATCCAAAGAAGCTTCTGATTATTCATCAGGAGAGCGAATGGCCATTCAACTAATTCGATTAGGAGCTGTAAAACAAATGAATATTACTTTAAGCAATGGAAGCAAGCAAATTGTTACAAAAAAAGAGAAGGAACAATTTGAAAATATCGTTTCCCATATTCAAAAGAAAAAATACAATCAGATTGAACTATCACATTCAGAGGCTGGAATGCTGGTCGTTGAAAATGAAGAAAGCCATACAGATGGCACTACTTATTAA
- a CDS encoding shikimate kinase: protein MNQTKKSGKMRIYIIGFMGAGKSRFAKNLASSLSYDFLDLDLEIERSEHKWISEIFATKGEDYFRKAEQNALKNTLEKSDVVIACGGGTPVFFDNMEFMNKNGKTIYLKPDNQIIIDRLNINSRKRPLLKQIRPEEMADYVNKLLKERNLFYRKAHFVIDPQRTQLEQVSKMLIQTS, encoded by the coding sequence TTGAATCAAACGAAAAAATCGGGTAAAATGCGGATTTATATTATCGGATTTATGGGTGCAGGAAAAAGCAGGTTCGCAAAAAACCTAGCAAGCAGTTTATCCTATGATTTTCTTGATTTAGACCTTGAAATTGAACGAAGCGAACATAAATGGATTTCCGAAATTTTCGCCACTAAAGGGGAGGATTATTTTAGAAAAGCTGAACAAAATGCACTAAAAAATACTTTGGAAAAATCAGATGTGGTTATTGCATGTGGTGGTGGAACACCTGTGTTTTTTGATAATATGGAATTCATGAATAAAAACGGTAAAACAATCTATTTAAAACCTGATAATCAAATTATTATTGATCGGTTAAATATCAACAGCCGCAAGCGTCCTCTTCTGAAACAAATTAGGCCCGAAGAAATGGCGGACTACGTTAATAAACTTTTAAAAGAAAGAAATCTGTTTTACCGAAAGGCTCATTTTGTTATTGATCCTCAAAGAACACAACTGGAGCAAGTGAGTAAAATGCTAATCCAAACAAGCTAA
- a CDS encoding methionyl-tRNA formyltransferase, with protein sequence MRIIFFGTPEFAVSSLKKLYDNSVDIAAVVTAPDRPSGRGLKMNATAIKKYALDQSIPVLQPEKLKDELFLKQLKNFQADLFVVVAFRMLPSIVWQMPSRGTINLHASLLPNYRGAAPINWAIINGEERTGVTTFFINDKIDTGDFLLKKEVEINIDDTAGSLHDTLEEIGSDLLLETCKQLKANQLDGKKQLLSGEEKIASKLNRVICQINWQKPITDIYNHIRGLSPYPAAWTTLKNKVCKIYEVGIELSQHSKISGTLITDNKSFIKVAVQGGYIDIKSLQLEGKKRLNTAEFLKGHVIESNEKIG encoded by the coding sequence ATGAGAATAATTTTCTTTGGTACCCCCGAATTTGCTGTTTCATCCTTGAAGAAATTGTACGATAATTCCGTTGATATTGCAGCGGTAGTAACCGCTCCAGATCGACCTTCTGGCCGAGGTTTGAAAATGAATGCAACTGCTATAAAAAAATATGCATTAGATCAAAGTATCCCTGTTCTTCAGCCTGAAAAGCTTAAAGACGAGTTGTTCTTAAAACAGCTTAAAAACTTTCAAGCTGACTTATTTGTTGTTGTGGCCTTTCGCATGTTACCCTCCATTGTATGGCAAATGCCTAGCAGGGGAACTATCAACTTACACGCATCCTTACTACCTAATTACAGGGGAGCAGCACCTATTAATTGGGCCATTATAAACGGGGAAGAAAGAACAGGTGTCACAACCTTCTTTATAAATGACAAAATTGATACAGGTGATTTTTTGCTTAAGAAAGAAGTGGAAATAAATATAGATGATACTGCAGGCAGTTTGCACGATACCTTAGAAGAAATTGGATCCGACTTATTGCTGGAAACATGCAAACAACTTAAGGCAAATCAGCTTGACGGAAAAAAACAGCTATTAAGTGGTGAGGAAAAAATAGCTTCAAAATTGAACAGAGTTATTTGTCAGATTAATTGGCAAAAACCAATAACAGATATTTACAATCATATTCGTGGTTTGAGCCCGTATCCAGCAGCATGGACCACTTTGAAAAATAAGGTTTGCAAAATTTATGAGGTAGGTATTGAGCTAAGTCAACATTCAAAAATTAGTGGAACGTTAATCACAGATAATAAGTCCTTTATTAAAGTTGCTGTACAGGGAGGTTATATTGATATTAAGTCTCTGCAATTGGAGGGCAAAAAGAGACTCAATACTGCTGAATTCTTAAAAGGACATGTAATTGAATCAAACGAAAAAATCGGGTAA
- a CDS encoding citrate (Si)-synthase: MATLKEKLYEKILIERPKIQELLKNHGDTVIDEVRVSQVIGGMRGIKSLVTDISYLDPEEGIRFRGYTIPEVFELLPKPDCCEMPLVEGFYYLLLTGDIPNTEQVEQIADEFSKRKHVPWYVFDVLRAMPRDTHPMTMFANAILALQRESKFAKKYREGLKREDYWDATYEDSISLLAKLPEIAAYIYRMKYKNNEFIPPDPHMDMAGNFAHMMGVGKPYDDVSRLYFILHSDHESGNVSAHTGHLIASALSDIYYSISGMLNGLAGPLHGLANQEVLRWIQGEMKKYGGVVPSKEKLAEDVWHTLNSGQVIPGFGHAVLRKTDPRYTAQREFCMKHIKNDMLFEYVKLLYDVVPPILREQGKAKNPWPNVDAQSGVLQWHFGVKEYEFYTVLFGMGRAFGVTANIIWDRALGYPLERPKSITTQMISDMVKAK, encoded by the coding sequence ATGGCTACATTAAAAGAGAAGTTGTACGAAAAAATATTAATTGAAAGACCAAAAATTCAGGAATTACTTAAAAATCATGGGGACACTGTTATTGATGAAGTCAGGGTTTCTCAGGTCATTGGAGGTATGCGTGGGATCAAAAGTCTTGTAACCGATATTTCGTACCTCGATCCTGAAGAAGGAATTCGCTTTCGTGGCTATACTATTCCAGAAGTATTTGAGCTTTTACCAAAACCCGATTGCTGTGAAATGCCATTGGTAGAAGGCTTCTACTATTTACTGCTTACTGGAGACATTCCAAATACTGAACAAGTTGAGCAAATTGCAGATGAGTTTAGCAAGAGAAAACATGTTCCATGGTATGTATTTGATGTATTGAGAGCAATGCCTCGTGATACTCATCCAATGACAATGTTTGCCAATGCAATTCTTGCTTTGCAAAGAGAGTCGAAATTTGCAAAGAAATATAGAGAAGGGCTAAAAAGAGAAGATTATTGGGATGCTACTTATGAAGATTCCATTAGTTTGTTGGCTAAATTACCTGAAATTGCCGCCTATATTTACCGAATGAAATACAAAAACAACGAGTTTATTCCACCAGATCCTCATATGGACATGGCAGGAAATTTTGCTCATATGATGGGTGTTGGCAAGCCATATGATGATGTTTCTCGCTTGTATTTTATTCTACATAGTGACCATGAAAGCGGGAATGTAAGTGCACATACAGGACATTTGATTGCCAGTGCCTTGTCTGATATTTATTATTCAATTTCTGGTATGCTTAATGGTTTAGCAGGACCACTCCACGGCTTGGCCAATCAAGAAGTATTGCGCTGGATACAGGGTGAAATGAAAAAATACGGAGGAGTAGTTCCCTCCAAAGAGAAACTAGCAGAGGATGTATGGCATACACTTAATTCCGGACAGGTGATACCTGGGTTTGGACATGCTGTATTGCGTAAAACAGACCCTCGCTATACCGCTCAAAGAGAATTTTGCATGAAGCATATTAAAAACGATATGCTATTTGAATATGTTAAACTTCTTTACGATGTAGTGCCACCGATTTTAAGAGAACAAGGAAAAGCAAAAAACCCATGGCCCAATGTTGATGCACAATCAGGTGTATTGCAATGGCACTTTGGTGTTAAAGAATATGAATTTTACACTGTATTGTTTGGCATGGGAAGAGCCTTTGGTGTAACTGCGAATATTATTTGGGATCGTGCGTTAGGATATCCGCTCGAACGTCCGAAAT
- a CDS encoding ferritin, with protein sequence MIKEKIENALNKQINEELYSSYLYWSMSSYFESINLSGFANWMKVQAEEEYLHARKFYNYLVSTGGRAIFESIKAPKKEWNSIVEIFEETLEHEIFITNCINDLVTLALDERDHATNSFLTWFVDEQVEEVATAEQVLHEVKMIADSKQGLFLLDREFKTRPGVIADIASN encoded by the coding sequence ATGATTAAAGAAAAAATCGAAAACGCACTCAATAAGCAAATAAATGAGGAATTATATTCATCTTATTTATATTGGTCCATGTCCTCTTATTTTGAATCTATTAATTTATCGGGATTTGCAAACTGGATGAAAGTACAGGCCGAAGAAGAATATTTACATGCCAGAAAGTTTTATAACTATCTAGTTTCAACAGGTGGACGAGCAATTTTTGAAAGTATTAAAGCACCAAAAAAAGAATGGAATTCAATTGTTGAAATTTTTGAAGAGACTTTAGAGCATGAAATTTTCATTACCAACTGCATAAACGATTTGGTAACACTGGCGTTAGACGAGAGAGATCATGCAACAAATAGCTTTTTAACGTGGTTTGTTGATGAGCAGGTTGAGGAAGTAGCTACTGCTGAACAAGTTTTGCACGAAGTAAAAATGATTGCAGATAGCAAGCAAGGCTTGTTCCTGCTTGACCGAGAATTTAAAACAAGGCCAGGTGTTATTGCTGATATAGCTTCAAATTAG